A window from Pangasianodon hypophthalmus isolate fPanHyp1 chromosome 16, fPanHyp1.pri, whole genome shotgun sequence encodes these proteins:
- the LOC113530663 gene encoding calcium-independent phospholipase A2-gamma isoform X2, whose translation MHILKHRRLFGMDKKLQAAIRETLALIGYVDPLKGWGIRVLSIDGGGTRGVVPLQVLKQLEARTGKRVYQLFDYVCGVSTGAVLAFMLALAHFSIEECEEMYRRFGSDVFRQNPLVGTVKMGWTHSYYNTETWEMILKEKIGDQLLVRTVRDERSPKVSAVSAVVNWGTSPKPFIFRNYNHCPGRLSRYAGGSGYQLWQAVRASSAAPGYFQEFPLYNDIHQDGGIILNNPCALAVHESRLLWPSQPFQCVLSLGTGRYDNARRGPATSTSLRAKISNLISSATDTEGVHTLLADLLEPNVYFRFNPMLSAEVSLDESRPAALKQLQVDTQQYLERNEPKLKLLCSVLGEERTTLWKTRDWISEKAWQLQQRWA comes from the exons ATGCATATACTGAAGCATCGACGGCTATTTGGGATGGATAAGAAACTTCAAGCTGCCATTAGAGAAACTCTAGCCCTGATTGGCTATGTGGATCCACTCAAAGGTTGGGGGATACGAGTGCTGTCCATCGATGGTGGTGGCACCAG AGGGGTAGTTCCACTGCAGGTACTAAAACAGCTAGAGGCTCGGACAGGAAAACGGGTTTATCAGCTCTTTGACTATGTTTGTGGAGTGAGCACAG GAGCAGTTTTGGCCTTCATGTTGGCTTTGGCTCATTTCTCGatagaggagtgtgaggaaatGTACAGACGTTTTGGGTCAGATGTTTTCAGACAGAACCCTCTGGTTGGCACTGTGAAAATGGGCTGGACTCACTCATACTACAACACAGAGACATGGGAGATGATTCTGAA GGAGAAAATAGGTGACCAGCTCCTTGTTAGAACAGTCAGAGATGAGAGGAGTCCTAAG GTGTCTGCAGTAAGTGCAGTAGTGAACTGGGGTACCAGTCCCAAACCCTTTATCTTTAGAAACTATAATCACTGTCCAGGACGCCTCAGCCGTTACGCGGGTGGATCTGGGTACCAGCTTTGGCAGGCAGTACGAGCTTCTTCTGCTGCTCCAGGATACTTCCAGGAGTTTCCCCTATATAATGACATACATCAG GATGGAGGTATCATTCTGAACAATCCCTGTGCTCTTGCTGTCCATGAAAGCCGGCTACTCTGGCCCAGTCAGCCCTTCCAGTGTGTGCTGTCTCTAGGAACTGGTCGTTATGATAATGCCAGAAGGGGGCCTGCCACGTCCACTAGTCTCAGAGCCAAAATCAGCAACTTGATCAGCAGTGCCACAGACACAGAGG GTGTGCACACTCTGCTGGCGGATCTGCTGGAGCCAAATGTGTATTTTCGCTTTAACCCAATGCTGAGTGCTGAAGTCTCACTGGATGAAAGCAGGCCTGCTGCTCTGAAGCAACTTCAGGTGGACACTCAGCAATATTTAGAGAGGAACGAGCCCAAACTGAAACTGCTTTGCAGTGTACTGGGTGAAGAACGCACAACACTCTGGAAAACTCGGGACTGGATCAGTGAGAAAGCCTGGCAGCTACAGCAGCGCTGGGCATGA